A region from the Canis aureus isolate CA01 chromosome 8, VMU_Caureus_v.1.0, whole genome shotgun sequence genome encodes:
- the METTL27 gene encoding LOW QUALITY PROTEIN: methyltransferase-like protein 27 (The sequence of the model RefSeq protein was modified relative to this genomic sequence to represent the inferred CDS: inserted 2 bases in 1 codon) — translation MAQAEAGNLAEARARVGALHGITDLDHKLHFYERWAPDYDQDVATLQYRAPCLAVDCLTQALPVPPHAALILDVACGTGLVAAELQARGFLQLHGVDGSPKMLEQAQARGLYQHLSLCTLGQEPLPSSEGTFDAVLIVGALSDGQVPCSAIPELLRVTKPGGLVCLTTRTNPSNLRYKEALETVLDRLEQAGAWKRLVAWPXWTGGNWPPPSLRWALELLTGMASSLASSTCTENRTWPRRREWAPVLSPRLTSDPLPDLSQARPRASCASSVKWGPCVHLPLREFYSIK, via the exons ATGGCTCAGGCGGAGGCCGGGAACCTGGCCGAGGCGCGGGCTCGGGTGGGGGCCTTACACGGCATCACCGACCTGGACCACAAACTGCACTTCTATGAGCGCTGGGCTCCGGACTATGACCAG GACGTGGCCACCCTGCAGTACCGTGCCCCATGCCTCGCAGTGGACTGCCTCACTCAAGCCCTTCCAGTCCCACCTCATGCTGCCCTGATCCTGGATGTGGCCTGTGGCACCGGCCTGGTGGCTGCTGAG CTGCAGGCTCGGGGCTTCCTCCAGCTGCATGGAGTGGACGGGAGCCCAAAGATGCTGGAACAGGCCCAAGCCCGGGGCCTCTACCAGCACCTCAGCCTCTGCACCTTGGGCCAGGAGCCTCTGCCCAGTTCTGAAG GGACCTTCGATGCGGTGCTGATAGTGGGGGCCCTCAGTGATGGCCAGGTGCCCTGCAGTGCCATACCTGAGCTTCTGCGAGTAACCAAGCCAG GGGGGCTGGTGTGTCTGACCACCAGGACCAACCCATCCAACCTGCGCTACAAGGAGGCACTAGAGACCGTGCTGGACAGGCTGGAGCAGGCCGGGGCATGGAAACGCCTTGTGGCCTGGCC GTGGACCGGTGGGAACTGGCCACCTCCGAGCTTGAGATGGGCCCTGGAACTTCTGACAGGGATGGCTTCATCTCTGGCATCATCTACCTGTACCGAAAACAGGACATGGcccaggaggagggagtgggCCCCAGTCCTCAGCCCCCGGCTGACCTCTGACCCTCTACCTGACCTCAGCCAGGCCCGTCCTCGGGCCTCCTgtgcttcatctgtaaaatggggcccCTGTGTCCACTTGCCCCTCCGGGAGTTCTACTCTATTAAATGA